Proteins from a genomic interval of Cottoperca gobio chromosome 8, fCotGob3.1, whole genome shotgun sequence:
- the LOC115011844 gene encoding homeobox protein Dlx4b-like, whose protein sequence is MMTMSSISDTLVPPDPSKSAFLEFGGHGYHGHQQSSPGLSHNHYPVHGLHAVGSSQHDGPFSSGASSYGRPLGYPPYHSPVSAHHPGAYLPYQHGGHGGSLGHTRLEDAEHEKPTTVIENGEVRLNGKGKKIRKPRTIYSSLQLQALNQRFQQTQYLALPERADLAAKLGLTQTQDQKARRLDLQKAPTSLIRYVEQHPVASGRVHTIHTEFYGILQTPRIVLMN, encoded by the exons ATGATGACTATGAGCTCTATATCGGACACTTTAGTCCCGCCTGATCCGTCCAAATCGGCGTTTCTGGAGTTCGGCGGCCACGGCTACCACGGACACCAGCAGTCCTCCCCCGGACTCTCCCACAATCATTACCCGGTCCACGGGCTGCATGCTGTTGGGTCCTCGCAGCACGACGGGCCCTTCTCCTCCGGTGCATCCTCGTACGGTCGCCCGCTGGGATACCCACCTTATCACAGCCCAGTGAGCGCGCACCACCCCGGGGCCTACCTGCCCTATCAGCACGGGGGTCATGGCGGCTCGCTTGGACACACCAGACTGGAAGATGCGG aACATGAGAAGCCCACGACGGTGATAGAGAACGGGGAAGTGAGGCTGAACGGGAAGGGGAAGAAGATCAGGAAGCCTCGGACCATTTACTCCAGCCTGCAGCTTCAGGCCCTCAACCAGCGCTTCCAGCAGACCCAGTACCTCGCCCTGCCCGAGAGGGCCGACCTGGCGGCCAAACTGGGCCTGACGCAGACCCAG GATCAAAAAGCCAGACGCTTGGATTTGCAGAAGGCCCCGACTTCTTTAATCCGCTACGTGGAGCAGCATCCTGTTGCCTCGGGCCGAGTTCACACCATTCACACTGAGTTTTATGGAATACTTCAGACACCTCGTATTGTCCTAATGAACTGA